One region of Raphanus sativus cultivar WK10039 unplaced genomic scaffold, ASM80110v3 Scaffold2825, whole genome shotgun sequence genomic DNA includes:
- the LOC108855409 gene encoding thioredoxin-like 2-2, chloroplastic, translating into MAGVVRLLSAASFQALGVSSSSFTSFAATLTSPYLSPTPNLNSDRRLRPLSSSPSCSSSHHPSSGLGSHIPLRGHKSKLVRVKVDESVAETEPPKWWERNAGPNMVDIHSTEEFLKALSEAGERLVIVEFYGTWCASCRALFPKLCKTAVENPNILFLKINFDENKPMCKSLNVKVLPYFHFYRGADGQLESFSCSLAKFQKIKDGIRLHNTDRCSIGPAKGPEGFTLESLSVQTNAAKPAGSS; encoded by the exons ATGGCTGGAGTTGTGCGATTATTATCAGCGGCGTCGTTTCAGGCCCTTGGCGTCTCTTCTTCGTCCTTCACCTCCTTTGCAGCCACTCTCACTTCTCCTTACTTATCTCCGACTCCGAATCTGAATTCCGACAGGAGATTGCGTCCGCTCTCATCTTCTCCCTCCTGCTCGTCTTCTCATCACCCATCTTCTGGTCTCGGAAGCCATATCCCCCTGAGAGGACACAAGAGCAAGTTGGTTCGTGTCAAG GTAGATGAGAGTGTGGCCGAGACAGAGCCACCGAAATGGTGGGAGAGGAATGCTGGACCAAACATGGTGGACATTCATTCTACCGAGGAGTTCTTGAAGGCTTTAAGCGAAGCTGGAGAAAGACTAGTCATTGTAGAGTTTTATGGAACTTGGTGTGCTTCTTGCAGAGCATTGTTCCCTAAG cTTTGCAAAACGGCGGTGGAAAATCCCAATATATTGTTCCTCAAAATCAACTTTGATGAGAATAAACCAATGTGCAAGAGTTTGAACGTGAAAGTGCTTCCTTACTTCCACTTTTACCGTGGAGCTGATGGCCAGCTCGAGTCCTTCTCATGTTCTCTTGCTAAG TTTCAGAAGATAAAAGATGGCATCAGACTGCACAACACCGATCGTTGCAGCATTGGTCCAGCCAAGGGACCTGAAGGGTTTACATTGGAATCATTATCCGTGCAGACGAATGCAGCCAAACCAGCTGGATCAAGTTGA
- the LOC108855408 gene encoding cytidine deaminase 1: MDRPSFLIHAEEAESAAKRHGVSVVNLLPLLVNPAKPLARPPISKFPVSAVGLGSSGRIFVGVNVEFPGLPLHHSIHAEQFLVTNLALNSEPILRRFSVSAAPCGHCRQFLQEIRDAPDIRILITDPNAFRDAVTDNEDAVTEKNDTVAEKENAVTEQNDTVSTEQNDTVSTERNDAVAEKEDGYVRLESILPHRFGPDDLLERDVPLLLEPHDNRLTLLGVITNGHTDSDLKLTALSAANRSYAPYSRCPSGVAMVDCEGRVYRGWYMESAAYNPSLGPVQAALVDFVANGGGGGGFERIVGAVLVEKRDAVVRQEHTAKMLLQVIAPKCDFEVFHC; encoded by the coding sequence ATGGATCGACCCAGCTTCCTTATCCACGCGGAAGAAGCCGAATCCGCCGCGAAACGACACGGCGTCTCCGTCGTCAATCTCCTCCCTCTCCTCGTCAACCCAGCGAAACCCCTCGCCCGTCCCCCGATCTCGAAATTCCCCGTCTCAGCAGTCGGACTCGGATCGTCGGGCCGGATCTTCGTAGGCGTCAACGTCGAGTTCCCAGGCCTCCCTCTCCACCACTCGATCCACGCCGAGCAGTTCCTCGTCACCAACCTCGCGCTCAACTCCGAGCCGATCCTCCGTCGCTTCTCCGTCTCCGCCGCTCCCTGCGGCCACTGCCGCCAGTTCCTCCAGGAGATCCGCGACGCCCCCGACATCAGAATCCTAATCACCGATCCAAACGCCTTCCGCGACGCCGTTACGGATAACGAAGACGCCGTTACAGAGAAAAACGACACCGTTGCGGAGAAAGAAAACGCCGTTACTGAGCAAAACGACACCGTTAGTACTGAGCAAAACGACACCGTTAGTACTGAGCGAAACGACGCCGTTGCGGAGAAAGAAGACGGTTACGTGCGTTTAGAGAGCATCTTGCCGCACAGATTCGGCCCTGACGATCTCCTCGAGAGAGACGTCCCTTTACTCCTCGAGCCGCACGATAACCGTCTCACTCTCTTAGGTGTTATCACCAACGGTCACACTGATTCCGATCTAAAGCTAACGGCTTTATCCGCCGCGAATAGATCTTACGCGCCGTACAGTCGGTGTCCGTCGGGAGTGGCGATGGTGGATTGCGAAGGGAGAGTGTACAGAGGATGGTACATGGAGTCGGCTGCGTATAATCCTAGCTTGGGGCCGGTGCAAGCGGCGCTGGTTGATTTCGTGGCTaacggtggaggaggaggagggtttGAGAGGATCGTTGGGGCGGTGTTGGTGGAGAAGAGAGATGCTGTGGTGCGTCAAGAGCATACGGCGAAGATGCTTTTGCAGGTGATTGCTCCGAAATGTGATTTCGAGGTCTTCCATTGCTGA